Proteins co-encoded in one Pseudomonas fluorescens genomic window:
- a CDS encoding GNAT family N-acetyltransferase → MQFRQPQTSDADDLLHYFNTLVQQDPERVERPEDVRSIDHEKEVLWIESLLEKEKQQNAVTLCILKDTAIIGLGEIERRPRWIERHVAEIRFGLLPDHLDEGIELVKQLEERARAIGIELLYYFHLATQRQGIDIVRACGFELAGTLGHYYKKADGYVDRVFYSKKII, encoded by the coding sequence ATGCAATTTAGACAACCTCAAACTTCGGATGCAGATGATCTATTGCATTACTTCAACACGCTCGTCCAACAGGATCCGGAACGGGTGGAAAGGCCCGAGGATGTCCGATCGATCGATCATGAAAAGGAAGTTCTCTGGATTGAGTCTTTGTTAGAAAAGGAAAAACAGCAGAATGCCGTGACCCTGTGCATTTTGAAGGACACGGCGATCATCGGTCTGGGCGAGATCGAACGTCGGCCCCGCTGGATCGAGCGCCATGTTGCAGAGATCCGGTTCGGGCTTCTGCCTGATCATCTGGACGAAGGCATTGAATTGGTCAAACAACTCGAAGAACGAGCCCGCGCTATCGGTATCGAACTGCTGTATTACTTCCATTTGGCAACACAGCGTCAGGGCATCGATATTGTCCGCGCTTGTGGCTTTGAGCTCGCTGGCACACTGGGGCATTACTACAAAAAAGCGGATGGCTATGTGGACCGGGTTTTCTATAGCAAGAAAATCATTTGA
- a CDS encoding ABC transporter ATP-binding protein produces MTDNLIEIRDLRVAFAGHEVVHGVNLDIRRGECLALVGESGSGKSVTAHSILRLLPGKTVSSTGSIRYNGVDLLHASEQQLRGLRGNRIAMIFQEPMTSLNPLHTVEKQISEVLEIHKGLKGRAARQRTLELLELVGIRQPLQRLKAYPHQLSGGQRQRVMIAMALANEPELLIADEPTTALDVTVQQKILELLIELQQRLGMSLLLISHDLNLVRRIAQRVCVMRHGEIVEQADCATLFRTPQHPYSRLLIEAEPSGAPVPSRYDHNLLEVDDLKVWFPLPKALFSRTQEYIKAVDGVSFRLQRGKTLGIVGESGSGKSTLGQAILRLVESEGDIRFGNKQLSLLNQRLMRPLRRQIQVVFQDPFGSLSPRMSVQQIIAEGLLTHGIGTPEEREAAVIRVLEEVGLDPQSRHRYPHEFSGGQRQRISIARALVLEPALILLDEPTSALDRTVQKQIVELLRQLQIRHGLTYLFISHDLAVVHALAHDLMVIKDGKVVEQGASRQIFAAPQHAYTQELLKASGLALAKTGGERVTAI; encoded by the coding sequence ATGACCGACAACCTGATTGAAATCCGCGACCTGCGCGTCGCCTTCGCCGGGCACGAAGTGGTGCACGGCGTGAACCTCGACATCCGCCGCGGCGAGTGCCTGGCACTGGTCGGCGAATCCGGCTCGGGCAAGTCGGTGACGGCGCACTCGATCCTGCGTTTGCTGCCGGGCAAAACCGTCAGCAGCACGGGCAGCATCCGCTACAACGGCGTGGACTTGCTGCACGCCAGCGAACAGCAGCTGCGCGGCTTGCGCGGCAACCGCATCGCGATGATTTTCCAGGAGCCGATGACCTCGCTGAACCCGCTACACACGGTTGAAAAACAGATCAGCGAAGTGCTGGAGATCCACAAGGGGCTCAAGGGCCGCGCCGCGCGCCAGCGCACGCTGGAGTTGCTGGAACTGGTGGGCATTCGCCAACCGTTGCAGCGTTTGAAGGCCTATCCGCACCAGCTCTCCGGCGGCCAGCGACAGCGAGTGATGATCGCCATGGCGCTGGCCAACGAACCGGAATTGCTGATCGCCGACGAACCGACCACGGCGCTGGACGTGACCGTGCAACAGAAGATTCTCGAGCTGTTGATCGAGTTGCAGCAACGCCTCGGCATGTCGCTGCTGCTGATCAGCCATGACCTCAACCTGGTGCGGCGCATCGCCCAACGGGTGTGCGTGATGCGCCACGGGGAAATCGTCGAACAGGCCGATTGCGCAACGCTGTTCCGCACCCCGCAGCATCCTTACAGCCGCCTGCTGATCGAGGCAGAACCGTCGGGCGCGCCGGTGCCGAGTCGCTACGATCACAACCTGCTGGAGGTGGATGACCTGAAAGTCTGGTTCCCGCTGCCCAAGGCGTTGTTCAGCCGCACTCAGGAATACATCAAGGCCGTGGACGGCGTGAGTTTCCGTCTGCAGCGGGGCAAGACTCTGGGGATTGTCGGCGAGTCCGGCTCGGGCAAATCGACGCTGGGCCAGGCGATTCTGCGGCTGGTGGAATCCGAGGGCGATATTCGTTTTGGCAACAAGCAGTTGAGCCTGCTCAATCAGCGTTTGATGCGCCCGTTGCGCCGGCAGATTCAGGTGGTGTTCCAGGACCCGTTCGGCAGTCTCAGCCCACGGATGTCGGTGCAACAGATCATCGCCGAAGGCCTGCTGACCCACGGCATCGGCACGCCCGAAGAACGCGAGGCGGCGGTGATCCGCGTGCTGGAGGAAGTCGGCCTCGACCCGCAGAGCCGCCATCGCTATCCCCACGAGTTCTCCGGCGGCCAGCGCCAGCGCATTTCCATCGCCCGGGCGCTGGTGCTGGAACCGGCGCTGATTCTGCTCGACGAACCGACCTCGGCGCTGGACCGCACGGTGCAGAAACAGATAGTGGAATTGCTGCGGCAGTTGCAGATCCGCCACGGGCTGACGTACCTGTTCATCAGCCATGACCTGGCGGTGGTGCATGCGCTGGCGCACGATTTGATGGTGATCAAGGACGGCAAGGTGGTGGAACAGGGAGCGTCGCGCCAGATTTTTGCGGCGCCGCAGCATGCCTATACCCAGGAACTCCTGAAAGCCTCCGGCCTGGCATTGGCAAAAACCGGGGGTGAGCGGGTTACAGCAATCTGA
- a CDS encoding sigma-70 family RNA polymerase sigma factor, producing the protein MPLPETAFDYEARLAACARGERGALRELYVQESPRLLGVARRLVRDTALAEDIVHDAFIKIWAGAAGFDPARGSARGWMFSVTRHLALNVLRNHDRETPLNDSNEFPASDDGFDALAQSTRIHRCLHQLEPQRRRCILHAYVDGYSHAQIAQRLDTPLGTVKAWIKRSLNALRECMG; encoded by the coding sequence ATGCCCTTGCCCGAAACCGCGTTCGATTACGAAGCCCGCCTCGCCGCCTGTGCCCGCGGCGAGCGCGGGGCCCTGCGCGAATTGTATGTGCAGGAAAGTCCGCGGCTGCTCGGTGTGGCCCGACGTCTGGTGCGCGACACGGCGCTGGCCGAAGACATCGTTCACGACGCATTCATCAAGATCTGGGCCGGCGCGGCGGGTTTCGATCCGGCGCGCGGTTCGGCCCGGGGCTGGATGTTCAGCGTGACCCGGCATCTGGCGCTGAATGTGTTGCGCAATCACGACCGGGAAACGCCGCTCAACGACAGCAACGAATTTCCGGCGAGTGATGACGGTTTCGACGCACTGGCGCAATCGACCCGCATCCACCGCTGCCTGCATCAACTGGAACCGCAACGCCGCCGCTGCATCCTTCACGCCTACGTCGACGGTTACAGCCACGCGCAGATCGCCCAGCGCCTCGACACGCCACTGGGCACCGTCAAAGCCTGGATCAAACGCAGCCTCAATGCGTTGCGGGAGTGCATGGGATGA
- a CDS encoding HesA/MoeB/ThiF family protein — protein MHFDFKDERYNRQENMPEWGKTGQQRVSQGSVAVIGAGGVKSTLLMALVAGGIGKVGIVEFDTVELSNLNRQLLYRTPDIGSTKGVAAFRTLVDLNPDIDIRLFEEKITRHNVDRLLDQYEVIVEGGDSPDGRNTINEYCLRTNKPMIHASAQFSYGYVFTMIPELKSACFACLFPTDHSRKEHTGPVPVNVLSTSIAGTLGAAEVFKWFLGHKANMYVNRRLTFSSLLLSGKFQVDDIPRNPLCKCCATYYEKEYLHAI, from the coding sequence ATGCACTTTGATTTCAAGGATGAGCGATACAATCGTCAGGAGAACATGCCGGAGTGGGGAAAGACCGGTCAACAGAGGGTTTCGCAAGGCTCTGTTGCTGTAATCGGCGCCGGTGGCGTCAAGTCCACGCTGCTGATGGCATTGGTTGCCGGAGGGATCGGAAAAGTCGGGATCGTAGAGTTCGACACGGTCGAGTTATCCAACTTGAATCGTCAGTTGCTGTATCGCACTCCGGACATAGGCAGTACCAAGGGTGTCGCAGCGTTTAGAACGCTGGTCGACCTCAACCCGGATATTGATATCCGGTTATTTGAAGAAAAAATAACGCGACACAATGTCGACCGACTGCTCGATCAATATGAAGTCATTGTCGAAGGCGGCGACTCCCCCGATGGTAGAAACACCATCAATGAATATTGCCTGCGCACAAACAAACCCATGATTCACGCCTCTGCTCAGTTTTCCTATGGTTATGTATTCACCATGATCCCGGAACTGAAAAGTGCCTGTTTCGCTTGTTTATTTCCAACTGACCACTCCCGAAAGGAACATACCGGCCCCGTCCCGGTAAATGTTTTATCAACTTCCATCGCCGGAACCCTGGGTGCAGCCGAAGTGTTCAAATGGTTTCTCGGACACAAAGCCAACATGTACGTTAACCGCAGGCTGACATTCTCATCACTGTTGCTGAGCGGCAAATTTCAAGTTGATGACATCCCTAGAAATCCCCTTTGCAAATGCTGTGCGACCTATTACGAGAAAGAATACCTTCATGCAATTTAG
- a CDS encoding FAD-dependent oxidoreductase — MNRSDVLIIGAGPTGLVLALWLSKLGVRVRIIDKTSALGTTSRALAVQARTLELYRQLDLAEAVVRNGHRVAAANFWVKGKPVAQLPLNRIGEGLTPYAFLKIYPQDEHERLLIDRLEDYDVFVERNTTLESFTENGDGLTAHLRLPDGEQEICQACYLAGCDGARSVVRKTLDTGFPGGTYQQIFYVADVQASGPALNGELHLDLDEADFLAVFPLAGEGRARLIGTVRDERADRAETLEFSDVSSRAIEHLNVHIEDVNWFSTYRVHHRVADHFRQGRAFLLGDAAHVHSPAGGQGMNTGIGDAINLAWKLAAVLSGGATAKLLDSYETERIAFARRLVSTTDKVFSFVTAEGRMADLLRTRLAPFLIPKMASFETSREFLFRTVSQITVNYRGMALSEGVAGHVHGGDRLPWAHDGEGDNYEPLRNPCWQVHVYGDTSDEMIAWCNEHHLPLHVFDWRPAFETAGLGRNGFYLLRPDTYVAIADNSADPKVIERYFRDHGIRCYLQQPVQ; from the coding sequence ATGAACCGCAGTGACGTTCTGATCATCGGCGCGGGTCCCACCGGACTGGTACTGGCCCTGTGGCTGAGCAAACTGGGCGTGCGCGTGCGCATCATCGACAAGACCTCCGCGCTGGGCACCACCTCGCGGGCGCTGGCGGTGCAGGCGCGCACGCTGGAGTTGTACCGGCAACTGGATCTCGCCGAAGCCGTGGTGCGCAACGGGCATCGGGTGGCAGCGGCGAATTTCTGGGTCAAGGGCAAACCCGTGGCACAGTTGCCGCTCAACCGGATCGGCGAAGGCCTGACGCCCTATGCCTTTCTGAAAATCTATCCGCAGGACGAACACGAGCGACTGCTGATCGACCGCCTCGAAGACTACGACGTGTTCGTCGAGCGCAATACCACCCTCGAAAGCTTCACGGAAAACGGCGACGGTCTCACCGCCCATTTGCGTCTGCCGGATGGCGAACAGGAGATCTGCCAGGCCTGTTACCTGGCCGGATGTGACGGCGCCCGTTCGGTGGTGCGCAAGACCCTCGACACCGGTTTCCCCGGTGGCACCTATCAGCAGATTTTCTATGTCGCCGACGTGCAGGCCAGCGGCCCGGCGCTCAACGGCGAGTTGCATCTGGATCTGGATGAGGCGGATTTTCTCGCGGTGTTCCCGCTGGCCGGCGAAGGTCGCGCACGGCTGATCGGCACCGTGCGCGACGAACGTGCGGATCGCGCCGAAACCCTGGAATTTTCCGATGTCAGCAGTCGCGCCATCGAACATCTGAACGTGCACATCGAGGACGTCAACTGGTTCTCCACCTACCGTGTGCATCATCGAGTGGCAGACCACTTTCGCCAGGGCCGGGCGTTTCTGCTCGGCGATGCGGCGCACGTACACAGCCCGGCCGGCGGTCAGGGCATGAATACTGGCATCGGCGATGCGATCAATCTGGCGTGGAAACTCGCGGCAGTGCTCAGCGGCGGCGCCACGGCGAAGCTGCTCGACAGCTACGAAACCGAACGCATCGCCTTCGCCCGGCGGCTGGTGTCGACCACCGACAAGGTCTTCAGCTTCGTCACCGCCGAAGGCCGCATGGCCGATCTGTTGCGCACGCGGCTGGCACCGTTCCTGATCCCGAAAATGGCGTCATTCGAAACCAGTCGCGAATTCCTGTTTCGCACCGTCTCGCAGATTACCGTCAATTATCGGGGCATGGCGTTGAGCGAGGGAGTGGCCGGGCATGTGCACGGCGGCGACCGCTTGCCGTGGGCCCATGATGGCGAGGGGGACAATTACGAACCGTTGCGCAACCCGTGTTGGCAGGTGCATGTATACGGTGACACCAGCGACGAAATGATCGCCTGGTGCAATGAACACCACTTGCCGCTGCACGTGTTCGACTGGCGCCCGGCGTTTGAAACGGCGGGCCTGGGGCGCAACGGTTTTTACCTGCTGCGCCCGGATACCTACGTGGCGATTGCCGACAACAGCGCGGATCCGAAGGTGATCGAACGGTACTTTCGTGATCACGGGATCAGATGTTATTTGCAGCAACCCGTCCAGTGA
- a CDS encoding anti-sigma factor: protein MTTESAQERDELASEYVLGTLSAEVRAELQRRLPNDPELQAAVDAWERRLLELTDLAPAHQPSSQLWQRIERSVGQLTHKRAPEISWWNRLSLWRGLSAAGLAATLLLGSILLTQTTPKPSFLVVLVAPQDKAPGWVIQASNPREIQLIPLGVVEVPTDKALEFWTKADGWQGPVSLGLVKPGQALSIPLDKLPPLQPNQLFELTLEGANGSPIGKPTGPIQAIGRAVKVL from the coding sequence ATGACCACCGAATCGGCGCAGGAACGCGATGAACTGGCCAGCGAATACGTGCTCGGCACTCTTTCGGCCGAAGTGCGCGCCGAACTGCAACGGCGCTTGCCCAACGATCCCGAGCTGCAAGCGGCCGTGGACGCCTGGGAGCGACGTCTGCTGGAGCTGACCGACCTCGCCCCGGCGCATCAACCCTCGTCGCAGCTGTGGCAACGCATCGAACGCAGTGTCGGGCAACTTACCCATAAGAGGGCGCCAGAGATTTCATGGTGGAACCGCCTGTCGCTGTGGCGCGGCTTGAGCGCTGCCGGACTGGCTGCAACCTTGTTATTGGGCTCGATCCTGTTGACCCAGACCACGCCGAAACCAAGCTTTCTGGTGGTGCTTGTCGCCCCGCAGGACAAGGCGCCGGGCTGGGTGATCCAGGCCAGCAACCCACGGGAGATTCAGTTGATTCCGCTGGGCGTGGTCGAGGTGCCGACGGATAAGGCGCTGGAATTCTGGACCAAGGCCGACGGCTGGCAGGGTCCGGTGTCGCTGGGGCTGGTCAAACCGGGCCAGGCGCTGTCGATCCCGCTGGACAAGCTGCCGCCGCTGCAACCGAACCAGTTGTTCGAGCTGACGCTGGAAGGCGCCAACGGCTCGCCGATCGGCAAACCCACCGGGCCGATCCAGGCGATTGGCCGCGCGGTGAAGGTGCTGTGA
- a CDS encoding peptidase domain-containing ABC transporter, with translation MIARYWGRATDLILLRQRFSVSLKGSTLKSLISMAQRLGFQSRPLRVELPQLSSLKLPCILHWDMNHFVVLEKVTRNELLIHDPASGKRSISWSRASSHFTGVVLELTPGELFERLPSQKKISWQSMLGKVDGLYAGLARLLLMGALLQALALALPFYLQWVVDDVLTTGDHRLMTVLGSGFLLLVLLQTGLGWLRSWMAASLSAYLGYQWLGNAFAHLLRLPVAWFEKRHLGDIASRFQAIQVIQKTLTTQLIEGLIDGLWVFSTLVVMFFYSATLAFVSLSAVVLYAALRWGVFQKQREATAVHIACAARQGTLFIESARGIQSIRLYGREQERRCAWSNALTDQLNAELRIARIAISFQSASTLVFNGERIVVVWLAAMAVMDSHFSVGMLFAFLSYKDQFSQRIAALLDKSFELRMLRLHSERIADILLTAPEEGADDAEIDIREIETDIELRNVSFRYAEHEPNVIDNLSLRIPAGECIAIAGCRVVARPLCSN, from the coding sequence ATGATTGCCCGCTATTGGGGGCGTGCAACTGACCTGATTCTGCTTCGTCAGCGTTTCAGCGTTTCACTCAAGGGCTCTACCCTTAAAAGCCTGATATCGATGGCGCAACGGCTCGGGTTCCAGTCCCGCCCATTACGCGTGGAGTTACCGCAACTTTCGAGTCTGAAATTGCCGTGTATTTTGCATTGGGACATGAACCATTTCGTGGTGCTTGAGAAAGTGACGCGCAACGAGTTGCTGATTCACGACCCGGCAAGCGGCAAACGGAGCATTTCCTGGTCTCGGGCATCCAGTCATTTCACAGGCGTGGTACTGGAATTGACGCCCGGGGAACTGTTTGAACGCCTGCCGTCCCAAAAGAAGATTTCCTGGCAATCCATGCTCGGCAAAGTCGATGGGCTCTACGCAGGACTGGCAAGATTGTTGTTGATGGGCGCGCTGTTGCAAGCGCTTGCATTGGCGCTCCCGTTCTACTTGCAATGGGTCGTGGACGACGTGCTGACCACGGGTGATCACCGGTTGATGACTGTTCTGGGCAGCGGATTCTTGTTGCTGGTACTGCTTCAGACCGGATTGGGGTGGTTGCGATCATGGATGGCCGCGTCGTTGTCCGCCTATTTGGGGTATCAATGGTTGGGCAATGCCTTTGCCCATTTGCTGCGCTTGCCGGTTGCCTGGTTCGAGAAGCGGCATCTGGGTGATATCGCGTCGAGATTTCAGGCTATACAGGTCATTCAGAAAACACTGACCACGCAATTGATTGAAGGACTCATCGACGGTTTATGGGTGTTTTCCACGCTGGTCGTCATGTTTTTCTACAGTGCCACGCTCGCATTTGTCAGTCTGTCGGCCGTGGTGCTTTATGCAGCTTTGCGCTGGGGTGTTTTTCAAAAGCAGCGTGAAGCTACAGCGGTGCATATCGCCTGCGCGGCCAGGCAAGGCACGCTGTTTATCGAGTCTGCCCGGGGTATTCAAAGCATTCGGTTATATGGTCGCGAGCAGGAGCGACGGTGCGCTTGGAGTAACGCCCTGACGGATCAGCTCAATGCTGAGTTACGGATCGCGCGCATAGCGATATCGTTCCAGTCAGCCAGCACCCTTGTTTTTAACGGGGAGCGGATTGTCGTGGTCTGGTTGGCAGCAATGGCCGTTATGGATAGCCACTTTTCCGTCGGTATGCTGTTTGCGTTTCTGAGCTACAAGGATCAGTTCAGCCAGCGTATTGCTGCGTTGCTGGATAAGTCGTTCGAACTGCGGATGTTGCGTCTGCACAGTGAGCGCATCGCGGATATTTTGCTGACGGCACCGGAAGAGGGGGCTGACGACGCTGAAATCGACATTCGGGAGATAGAAACGGATATTGAGTTACGCAATGTCTCCTTTCGATACGCGGAACATGAGCCCAATGTCATCGACAATTTGAGTTTGCGCATCCCGGCGGGCGAGTGCATTGCGATTGCGGGGTGTCGGGTTGTGGCAAGACCACTTTGCTCAAATTGA
- a CDS encoding DUF3455 domain-containing protein has protein sequence MNITQLIGFTGLLAVASTSFAQSSYPDAIKVPDGHKIAMETTGVGEITYECRDKANVAGQTEWVFVGPKAVLNDRSGKQVGTYFGPPATWQAQDGSKVTGTQLAVAPSSPGNLPYQLVKANPAEGKGAMSGVSYIQRVALKGGVAPGSECTAANKGKQEVVKYQADYIFWAAN, from the coding sequence ATGAACATCACCCAACTGATCGGCTTCACCGGTTTGCTCGCCGTCGCCTCGACAAGCTTCGCCCAAAGCAGTTATCCCGACGCGATCAAGGTGCCGGACGGCCACAAGATCGCGATGGAAACCACCGGGGTCGGCGAGATCACCTACGAATGCCGTGACAAGGCCAATGTCGCCGGCCAGACCGAGTGGGTGTTCGTCGGCCCGAAAGCAGTGCTCAACGATCGCAGCGGCAAACAGGTCGGCACCTACTTCGGCCCGCCCGCCACTTGGCAGGCGCAGGACGGTTCGAAAGTCACCGGCACGCAACTGGCCGTAGCGCCATCGAGTCCGGGCAACCTGCCCTATCAACTGGTCAAGGCCAACCCCGCCGAGGGCAAAGGCGCCATGAGCGGCGTGAGCTACATCCAGCGCGTCGCGCTCAAGGGCGGCGTGGCGCCGGGCAGCGAATGCACGGCGGCGAACAAGGGCAAACAGGAAGTGGTGAAGTACCAGGCCGACTACATTTTCTGGGCGGCGAACTGA
- the hemB gene encoding porphobilinogen synthase: MSSQFPEARPRRLRRNASLRSLFQETEFSLNDLVLPIFVEEEIDDFVPIKSMPGVMRIPERKLASEIERYARAGIKSVMTFGVSHHLDANGSDTWRENGLVSRMSRIAKDAVPDMIVMSDTCFCEYTDHGHCGVMHNHEVDNDQTLINLGKQAVAAARAGADVIAPSAAMDGQVRAIRRALDDAGFTQIPIMAYSTKFASALYGPFREAGGSALKGDRKSYQMNPMNRREALRESLLDEQEGADALMVKPAGAYLDIIREIREASNLPLAAYQVSGEYAMIKFGAQAGAIDEDRVVRESLGAIKRAGADLIFTYFAMDLALAGI; this comes from the coding sequence ATGTCCAGTCAGTTCCCCGAAGCACGTCCACGCCGTCTGCGTCGCAATGCGAGCCTGCGCAGCCTGTTCCAGGAAACCGAGTTTTCCCTCAACGATCTGGTGCTGCCGATTTTCGTCGAGGAAGAAATCGATGACTTCGTGCCGATCAAGAGCATGCCCGGCGTGATGCGTATTCCGGAGCGCAAACTGGCCAGCGAGATCGAGCGTTACGCCCGTGCCGGGATCAAGTCGGTGATGACCTTCGGCGTGTCCCATCACCTGGACGCCAACGGCAGCGACACCTGGCGCGAAAACGGGCTGGTGTCGCGCATGTCGCGGATCGCCAAGGACGCGGTGCCGGACATGATCGTAATGTCCGATACTTGCTTCTGCGAATACACCGATCACGGCCATTGCGGTGTGATGCACAATCATGAAGTCGACAACGACCAGACCCTGATCAATCTCGGCAAACAAGCCGTGGCGGCGGCCCGTGCCGGCGCCGATGTGATTGCGCCGTCGGCGGCAATGGACGGCCAGGTGCGGGCAATTCGCCGGGCGCTGGACGACGCCGGGTTCACGCAAATCCCGATCATGGCCTACTCGACCAAATTCGCCTCGGCACTCTACGGCCCGTTCCGCGAGGCCGGCGGCAGCGCGCTGAAAGGCGATCGCAAAAGCTATCAGATGAACCCGATGAACCGCCGCGAAGCCCTGCGTGAATCGTTGCTCGACGAACAGGAAGGTGCCGATGCACTGATGGTCAAACCGGCCGGCGCATACCTGGACATCATCCGCGAGATCCGCGAAGCCTCGAACCTGCCGCTGGCGGCGTATCAGGTCAGCGGCGAGTACGCGATGATCAAGTTCGGCGCCCAGGCCGGGGCTATCGACGAAGATCGCGTGGTGCGCGAAAGCCTCGGTGCGATCAAACGCGCCGGTGCGGATCTGATCTTCACCTACTTTGCGATGGACCTGGCCTTGGCCGGAATTTGA
- a CDS encoding DUF1615 domain-containing protein produces the protein MHTPRLFVSLAALLVLAGCAGQRSQEPAPRAPAEVKAQIVRLLPAKTADRQGWATDIYTAFAAQGISPTTQNLCSVLAVAEQESTFQVDPPVPGLGKIARDEIDRRAAKVHIPSLLVSGALQVRSPNGKTYSERLSAARSEKELSAIFDDFIGSVPMGRTLFSGFNPVHTGGPMQVSIEFAEQHAKDYPYPVDGTIRREVFSRRGGMYFGIAHLLGYPVSYREPLYRFADFNAGWYASRNAAFQNAVSRASGVPLALDGDLIRYDSIMPGTTELAVRRLGKSLGMRNPQIRDQLEKGNTLGFEETRLYQRVFELADKAEGKSLPRAVLPGIVLQSPKITRKLTTAWFAKRVDERYRRCMARD, from the coding sequence ATGCACACCCCTCGATTATTCGTCAGCCTTGCCGCACTGCTGGTACTGGCCGGTTGCGCCGGGCAGCGCAGCCAGGAACCGGCGCCGCGCGCACCGGCCGAGGTCAAGGCGCAGATCGTGCGCCTGCTGCCGGCGAAAACCGCCGACCGCCAGGGCTGGGCCACGGACATCTACACCGCGTTCGCCGCCCAGGGCATCAGCCCGACGACGCAAAACCTGTGTTCGGTGCTGGCCGTCGCCGAGCAGGAATCCACTTTCCAGGTCGATCCGCCGGTGCCCGGACTGGGCAAGATCGCCCGTGACGAAATCGACCGCCGCGCCGCCAAGGTGCATATCCCGAGCCTGTTGGTCAGCGGTGCCTTGCAGGTGCGCTCGCCGAACGGCAAGACCTACAGCGAACGCCTGAGCGCCGCCCGCAGCGAAAAGGAATTGAGCGCGATCTTCGACGACTTCATCGGCTCGGTGCCGATGGGCCGCACGCTGTTCAGCGGTTTCAACCCGGTGCACACCGGCGGGCCGATGCAGGTCAGCATCGAATTCGCCGAACAGCATGCCAAAGACTATCCGTACCCGGTGGACGGGACGATTCGTCGCGAGGTGTTCAGTCGTCGGGGCGGCATGTACTTCGGCATCGCCCATCTGCTGGGTTATCCGGTGAGTTATCGCGAGCCGCTGTACCGTTTTGCGGACTTCAATGCCGGGTGGTACGCCAGTCGCAACGCAGCGTTTCAGAATGCAGTCAGTCGGGCCTCGGGCGTTCCGCTGGCGCTGGATGGCGACCTGATTCGCTATGACTCGATCATGCCGGGCACCACCGAGCTGGCGGTACGCAGACTTGGCAAATCACTGGGCATGCGTAATCCACAGATCCGCGATCAACTGGAGAAGGGCAATACGCTGGGGTTCGAGGAGACCAGGCTCTATCAGCGGGTCTTCGAACTGGCGGATAAGGCAGAAGGCAAATCATTGCCCCGGGCGGTGCTGCCGGGGATTGTCCTGCAAAGCCCGAAGATCACTCGCAAACTGACCACTGCGTGGTTCGCCAAACGGGTCGATGAGCGCTATCGGCGCTGCATGGCCAGGGACTGA